The window ACACGGTGAACGTGTCGTCGGCCCTACTGGTCCAACCGGTGAGAAGGACCTCGTCGGCGTTCGCCTTGTGGACGAGCTCCTTCTGTACGAACTCGGGGTGCGGCGCAGCGGCAATGAGGTGCATACGGAACTCCCGGGAGGCGTTGGGGCAGATCCAGGTGCGGAAGACGCTGTCGGCTTGCAGTGGACTGTGCAGGCAACGATGGATAACATAGAGGTCGTTCTTTTTTTTGTCGAGCTGTACATGGGAGCCGAGATGGCACGACCGACACAGGAAAGGGCTCTGAGGACCCGCGAGTTGATTCTTCTTGCGGCTGCCGAGGAGTTCGAGACGAAGGGGTACGCGGGGGCTGCCATCACCAAGATCCTGGAGCGCGCGGGGGTGACTGCGGGTGCGCTGTACTTCCACTTCAAGTCGAAGCAGGACCTGGCGCTCGCGGTCATGAACGCACAGCCTCAGAGCGTCATGCCGCACCTGGCTTCGCAGGGACTGCAGCGGTTGGTGGATCTCACCTTGGTCTGGTCACGGCAACTGCGTGAGGACGTGTTGCTGCGGGCGGGTGTGCGGCTGGCGGTGGAGCAGGGAGGTTTTGGCGTCGAGAGTCTCAGTTCCTATCAGAACTGGCATGGCATTATGGCGGATTGTCTGCAAACAGCCCAGAAAAATGGCGAGTTGCGCTCGGGTGTGGACCCGGACCGGACGGCCACCTTTGTGGTCGGTGCGTGTACGGGCGTGCAGCTGTATTCGGAGATCCGCACAGGCAGGGACGACCTCACCGAACAGGTGGTGCAGATGTGGCGGCTGCTGTTGCCGGGCATCGCTGTACCGGGCCTGGTGGACAGCATCGACCTGGACCCGGAGCGAGGGAACAGCCGTGCGAACCCTGTCCAGGGGTGATGTCGCGGAGGGGGAGCGGCTCCTCGCTTCCCCGGCCGGCCGCACGAGTGGAGTGCCGGGCCGCCCCCTGAGGATCGCTGTCACCGGCGCGAGCGGAACGGTCGGCGCGCTGGTGACACGCATGCTGGCCGGCCGGTACGCGGTGACCGCGCTGTCCAGGGACCCGGCGCGCGCCGCACGCGGGGGAGTGGCGGGCACGATCGTCGGGGCGGACTTCGCCGAACGGCGCGACCTGTCACGGGCACTGGCGGGGGCGGATGCCGTTCTGGCGGTCACCTTCGACCCCCTGCGGCCCACACACGACGCGAACATCCTTGCGGCGGCGCGCAGGGAAGGCGTACGGCATGTGGTCAAGTTGTCCGCACTCGCCGTGACGGACCCGGACGCCCAGGACATGATCACCCGCTGGCAGCGGGAGTCCGAGGAGCTGCTGAAGGCGTCGGGCCTGGCCTGGACGATCCTGCGGCCGCGCGCCTTCATGTCGAACACGCTCGACTGGGCGCCGTCGGTGCGCGGGCAGGGCGTGGTGCGGGGGCTGTACGGCACGTCGCGCAATTCCTGCGTCGATCCACGCGACGTTGCCGAGGCCGCGGCCTGCGCCCTGTCCATGCCGGGTCACGACGGGCGCACCTATGCGCTGACCGGTCCGCAGGCCCTGTCGGTGCGCGAGCAGACCGAGCAGCTGGGCAGAGCCCTCGGACGGGCCCTGACATACGAGGAACTGACGGAGGAACAGGCCCTTCAGGCATGGCGGCGACGCCACCCGGAACCGGTCGCGCAAGCCATCCTGGACACCGCCAGGCGGCAGCGGGATGGTGCGAAAACACTGCTCGCCGACGGTGTCAGGGAGGTGACCGGCCACGCGCCGGCGGCATTTCGCACCTGGGCCGAACGCCACGCCGGGCTCTTCCGAGGGGCAGGGCCGGGCGGGCCTGCGCGGCACAGCGCCTGCGTGGAGGCCGGTTCCGTAGCGACACCCGGCAGCCTCCGGACAGGCCCCGTGCAGGCCGGGCGCGGCGAATACTTCGAATGCCATGGCCATCGTGGCAGCGAGAAGGTTCACTACTGACGGGCGGGGAGCCCGTCAGCTGGGGGGAGACATCATGAGCGAGGTACGGCGTTTACTGGATGGCCGGCGGATCATGATCACCGGGTCGTCCAGTGGGATCGGGGCCGCGGCGGCGAGGCTGTTCGCCGCGGAGGGGGCGCAGGTGGTGCTGATGGCCCGCCGCAAGGACCGGCTGGAGGCGCTCGTCGAGGAGATCGCCGCCGCCGGTGGGCGGGCGGTGGCCGCGCCGGGGGATGTGACCAGTGACGTGGACGTCGAGCGTGCCGTCGCGGTCGCGGTCGACACCTTCGGCGGGCTGGACGGGGCGTTCAACAACGCCGGCTACGCGGTGGCGGGGTCCCTGATCCATGAGACGGACCGGGCGGTGTTCGACCGGATCATGGACGTGAACGTGCGGGGCGTGTGGAACTGCCTGCACAGCCAGATCCCGGTCATGCTCGCCACCGGCCGGGGCGGAGCTGTGGTCAACACCTCCAGTGTCGCCGGAATCAGGGCGACCGGAGCCGCCGCGGCATACGTGGCGGCCAAGCATGCGGTCCTCGGTCTGACCAAGGCAGCCGCCCTTGAGTACGGTGACCGGGCCCTTCGCGTCAACGCCCTGGTGGTCGGCAGCACCCGTACCGAGATGATGGAAGAAGTCCTGGAGCAGGCCCCGGAGCTGGAAACGTCCTTCGTCGAGAAGTCGGCCCAGAAGCGCATGGCGGAACCGGCGGAAGTGGCCCAGGCCGCCGCCTGGCTGTGCAGCGTACGGGCGTCTTTCGTCACGGGCGCCGCCATTTCGGTGGACGGCGGCTGGAGCGCCCTGTAGGACCTGGCCGTGGCCCGGTTCGCCGCCGGAGCAGGCGCGGCATCCCGCGCGCGGGACCCGTAGAGGACGGGGGGGATCTGCGGAAGAGGCCACTTGCCGAAGCCTCATCCGATCCTTCCTCCGTCCTGCGGTGTCCCGCGAGGGGGCCCGTAGGTTCGGATACCGGCTCGCGAAAGGCGCGGTCGCCGAACTGACACCTGCGGAGGACCGCCGTGCCCGACCTGTCTGGAATCGTCAAGGCGTACGACGTTCGCGGTGTGGTGCCGGACGAGTGGGACGAGTCGCTGGCGGAACTGTTCGGTTCCGCCTTCGTCGAGGTGACGGGTGCACAGGCGGTCGTCGTCGGGCACGACATGCGGCCCTCGTCACCGGGGCTCTCCCACTCCTTCGCACAGGGTGTCGCGCTGCGTGGCGCGGATGTCGTCGAGATCGGGCTGTGCTCAACGGACGAGCTGTACTACGCGAGCGGTGTCTGGGCCCTGCCGGGGGCGATGTTCACCGCTTCGCACAACCCGGCCCGGTACAACGGCATCAAGATGTGCCGGGCCGGAGCGGTCCCGGTCGGGCAGGACACCGGGCTGGCCCGGATCCGCGAACTCGTCGAGCGCTGGGCCGTGTCCGGGGCGCCGCCCCTGCTGAAGCCGGTCGGTGCGATCGAGCGACGCGATGTGCTCGGTGCGTACGCGGAGCACCTGCGGGGACTGGTCGATCTCTCCGGCATCCGCCGGCTGAAGGTGGTGGTGGACGCGGGCAACGGCATGGGCGGCCACACCGTGCCGACGGTCTTCGAGGGACTGCCCCTCGAACTCGTACCCCTCTACTTCGAGCTGGACGGTACGTTCCCGAACCACGAGGCCAACCCGCTGGACCCGAAGAACATCGTGGACCTGCAGGCCCGGGTCCGTGAGTGCGGCGCCGATCTGGGCATCGCCTTCGACGGGGACGCGGACCGCTGCTTCGTGATCGACGAGTGGGGCGAGCCGGTCTCCCCCTCGGTCATTACCGCGCTGGTCGCCGTCCGGGAGCTGGCCAAGGCCCCGGGCGCCACGGTCCTGCACAACCTGATCACGTCCTGGGCGGTGCCGGAGGTCATCGAGGAGAGCGGAGGCAAGCCCGTCCGTACCCGGGTGGGGCACTCCTTCATCAAGGACGAAATGGCCAGGACCGGGGCGGTCTTCGGCGGCGAGCACTCCGCCCACTACTACTTCCGCGACTTCTGGAACGCCGATACGGGGATGCTCGCCGCCCTGCATGTCCTCGCGGCCCTCGGCGGCCAGAGCAGGCCGCTGTCCGAGCTGGTCGCGCAGTACGACAGATACGCCGCGTCGGGCGAGATCAACAGCACCGTCGACGACCAGGACGCCCGTATGGCCGCCGTCCGGGCCGCATACGAGGACCGGCCGCAGACCGAACTCGACGAGCTGGACGGCCTGACCGTCATCACCCCGGACTGGTGGTTCAACCTGCGCGCCTCGAACACCGAACCGCTGCTGCGGCTCAACGTCGAGGCCCGGGACGCACAGGCCTGCGCCCGGGTGCGGGACGAGGTACTGGCTCTCATCCTCGCCTGAGACCGGTCGGTTACCGGCCGGACAGGTCCTGGTCAGGCGGAGGCGTCCATGAGCACCGGAGTCTCGGCGGGGCGGGCCAGCCGGCTGTAGGCGTAGGCGGCTGACACCAGCGTCATGTGATGGTGCCAGCCGGGGAAGGACCGGCCCTCGAAGTCCTGCAGCCCGAAGTCGCTCTCCAGAACGCGCATCACCGCGCCGGTCCCGGTGAGCAGGCGGGTGAGGGCGAGCAGTTCGTCCATGCGGCGGTGCGTCATGTTGGTGAGCCACACCGGGGACGGCCGGCGGCTGTCCGTGCGCAGCTCGGTGAACAGCCGGTAGGTGCGGTGGGGGCCGCCGGTCTCCGGCCGTACGCCGGGCAGCCGGACCAGTCCCGACACCACCCGTGACTGCCGCAGCCGCCCGTCCGGATCCGCGACCACCGCGGTGTGCGGGTGCCGGGTCCGGTGCGGGTCGAGGGAACGCCGGGCGCTGAGGGTCGCGGCGGGCTCCGTGAGGTACCGGGTGTTCTGCGGGGAGAGGTGGCTGCCGGAGATCACGTTCATGTTCTCCTGGACGGCGATCACGAACTCCCTGCCCTGCGTGCTGAGCCCGGCGACCAGCCGGGGGAGGTTGGGCAGCTCGCTCATGTCCGCCACGACCGGGACCGGTGCTGTCGAGGAGCGCGCGGCCGTGGTGGCGACCAGGTCGAGTGCGTCCGCCCACAGCGGGCGGTGGCGGACCGGGGCCGGGATACGGGCCCGGTCGCGCAACCGGGGATCGTCGGTCCATTGGTCGGGCAGGAGCAGCCGCCAGTCGCTGGGCAGATGCTCACCCGCGGTGGAGTGGAACAGCCCCAGCCCGAGCTGGCAGTTCACGGTGCGCCCGAGGCCCGGTACGAACCGGCGGTGCACCCCCACCGAGTGGTCGCCGCGCTTGGGCAGCACGGCCGGGACGATGGTCCAGGCCCGGGCCGGCTGCCGGCTCTCGATCCAGCGCGTCAGTTCGTGCCGCGCCGGGCCCCAGTCCCACGGGCTGGCGTTGACGAACTGCTGTAACGACTGGCAGGCGGTGGGCGAGTTGGAGACCGCCGCTGCCAGTCGCCGCATCGACTTCTTGCCCGGTGTGACGAGCAGCCCGTGCAGATACGACTCGGCCCACCTGCGCTGATCCGCCCTCGGCAAGTGGGCGAAGAGATCCTCGGCGAAGGCAGAGACCGTCGGCGGGCCGGACGGAGCCGGACCCTGAGCGATGCGATACGCGGCCATGATGCGTTCCTCCCTGGAGCCGTCCCCTGACAGTTCTGTGTCGACCTCCAAGAGAATAGCGAATGTTCTTTATGTTTTCGCGCCAAGGGACGGAGCTCTTCGGTTACTTCGGGAAGTCCGGACGTCCGCAGGCGCTGCCTACCGGCGGTTGCGGGCCCTTTCTGTGCAGCTCAGGGCCACTTTCAGCGGCTCTGCTGCTCCAGGACCGACGCGGCCTGCGCCAGCAGGGCGGACAGGGCGTCCACGACGCCGGGCGGGAGCAGATCCAGCATTCCGGCGTGTACGGCGTCCGCCGCGTCCTGGATGTTCTCGGCGATACGCAGTCCCTCTTCGGTGAGCAGGGCCCACGAACTGCGTCCGTCGTAGAGGTCCGCCTCGCGCACGACGTAGCCGGACTCGGTCATCCGCCGGACGACGTTGCTGGTGCCGCCGGACGACAGGCCGCACCGCTCGGAGAGGTCGGTGGGCTTCAGGCGCTGCTCCGGGCCGGAGAACCGCAACGCCGCCAGGACGTCGAAGTCCGCGCGGGTCAGGCCGCGCCGGGCGACCTCGGCGTTGGTCGTGGCGTCCATGACCGCGGTCAGCCGCGCCGCCTGGGCGGCCAGCTCGGCCGACGGGCTGCGCGGCGCGGTGGCGGGGGCGCAGAGCGCCAAGGGGCCCGGGGCTCCGTGTCCGGCGCCTGTCGTCATGTGCTCTGTACCTCCCCGAGGGTCCCCGGCGAGTCGGATCGCCTGCGTGAGGGGTCGGAGCAGTCTAGGCACGTGGACACGGTGCGAGCCAGAACGCTGGGTCACGGCGCCCCCCGGCGGGGCCCTGCAAGTCCGGTCCCCGGCCGGGGACCGGACTTCGTGTCAGGCGGCGGAGCGCACGACTGCCTCGGCCCAGTGCTGCACCAGCTCGTCGGCCGCCGCGGCGTCCGGGCCCTCGGCCCACACCCGGGTCAGTGCCTGCGAGGCGTCGGGCAGGACCAGTGCCCACCGGCCGTCCGCCTCCAGCACCCGGACACCGTCGGTGGTGTCCACCTCGCGGCCGGCGGCCGCCTCCGTCACCCTGCGCATCACCGCGCCCTTGGTCTCCCACGGCGTGGCCAGTTCGAGCCGGCGCACATGGGCACCGGGCACGCCCGCCACCAGTTCGCTCACCGGCAGGCCGCGCCGTGCAATGAGCCCGGCCAGGCGGACGAACGCGGCGATCCCGTCGAAGTACGGGCTGCTCTCGGGCATCGCGAACGCGCCCCGCCCGTCGGCGCCCAGAACGGTGTCCCGCTGGGTGGCGGCCCGGGTCAGCCGGTCCGGTGCGGTGGCCGCCCAGGTCACCTCGGCGCCATTGCGGATGGCGAGACCCTCGGTGACGCGGCTGGCCGTGGCGGGCAGCACCACACGGCCGCCGGCCCGCTCGGCCGTCACCAACTGCACCATGACCAAAAGCAGTTGCTCGTTCGAGACGGAGGTGCCGTGCTCGTCGACCAGGGACATCCGCTCGCCCGAGGGATCGAGGCGAACGCCGAAGGCGGCGTGGTTGGCGGCCACCACATTGCCGAGGTAGCGCAGCGCCGAACGCCGCTCGACCTCGGTGTCCGTGGCCCGGGCGTCGTCGAGACCGCTGTTGATGGTCACGACGTTCATGCCGAGCCCCGCCAGCACGGCGGGCAGCAGCAGTGAGCCGCTGCCGAACGCCGTGTCCACCACCACCTTGGGTCCGCCCTCGGCCAGTTGGCGGGTGTCGATGTTCTTCAGCAGATGGGCCGCGTACGACTCGACGGCGGTGGCGCCGGACTCCTCGGTCGACACCATCGCGCCGAACTCCCCGGCCGGGGCGCGGCGGTACTCCCGGCCGCCCAGGACCCGCTCCAGCTTGCGCTGCGCGGCCTGGGAGAGGTCGATGCCGTGCTCGTCCAGGAAGCAGATGTCCACCGAGTCCGGAGCGTCGGCGGTGGCCGTCAGGGTGATGCCCCCGTCGGTCAGGGCCGTCTCCCAGCGGGCCACCGGCAGCGGCACATGGCCCAGATCGCGCACGTGCACCCCGCCGGCCTGCAGCGCCGAGACGACCGCCGCACTCAGCACCCGGGCGCCCTGCGAGTGGTCCCGGGCCACGGTGACGGTGGCGTCCTGGGGCATCGTCGTGGCGTAGGCACCGGCCAGTCGCACCGCCAGCTCCGGGGTGAGATCCACGTTCACGACACCCGAGACGCCGTGCGCCCCGAACAGGGAGCGCGCACCGAGCGTGTCCCAGATCAGGCTGGAGCTGATCACCGCCCCCGACTCGATGGTCTTCGCCGGGTACACGACCACCCCCTGCGAGACGACCGCGCCCTCCTCCACCCGGCACCTGTCGCCGAGGACCGCGCCCTCCTCGATGCGTACGGACCGCTGGAGTGTGGTGTTGCGGCCGATGACGCAGCCGCGCAGCGAGGCGTTCGGGCCGACGTAGGTGTGCGGATGCAGCACCGTCCGGTGCAGATGGGCACCGGACTCGACGACGCTGTGCGCGCCGACCACGGAGTGCTCGTGGACGCGGGCCCCGGCGCTGATCCGCGCCCCGGAACCTATGTGGGCCGGGCCCTCGATCTCGGCATCGGGGTGGATGTCCGCGCCGTCGGCCACCCACACGCCGGGAGCGAGCTCGGCGCCCTCGGGGGTGGCGTCCAGCCGTCCCTCCAGCAGGTCGATCTGGGCCTGGCGGTAGCTGTCGTGGGTGCCGACATCCTGCCAGTAGCCCTCGGCGACGTAACCGTGGACGGCCGCGCCCTGCTCCATCAGACGGGGGAAGACGTCGCCCGACCAGTCGACGGGCACGCCCGCCTCCACATGGGCGAGGACCTCGGGCTCCATGACGTAGATACCGGTGTTGACGGTGTCCGAGAACACCTCGCCCCAGGTGGGCTTCTCCAGGAACCGCTCGATCCGGCCGTCGGCGCCCACGACGGTGACACCGAAGTCCAGCGGGTTGGGCACCCGGGTGAGGCAGACGGTGACCATCGCCTTCCGCTCGCGGTGGCAGCGGATCAGCTCGCCCAGGTCGATGTCGGTGAGCGCGTCCCCGGAGATCACCACGAAGGGCTCGTCGCCCAGTTGCTCCTCGGCGTTCTTCACGCTGCCCGCGGTGCCCAGCGGCGTCCGTTCCTCGGCGTACTCGACGGACATGCCGAGCGCGGACCCGTCGCCGAACTGCTCCCGGACGAGGCCCGCGAGGTACTGGACGGTGACCACGGTGTCGTCGATGCCGTGCCTCTTCAGAAGCCGCAGGACGTGTTCCATGATCGGCCGGCCGCCGACGGGAAGCAGGGGCTTGGGCACCGAAGCAGTCATCGGGCGCAGGCGGGTGCCTTCGCCCCCGGCCATCACAACAGCCTTCACAGGAGGGTCCTTTCGGGGAACGAATCGAAGGTGGGGATCGCAGGGCGCGGCGCTTCGGCGAAGGCCTGCGGGTCCGTCGTGGTGACGGCCGCGTCCAGGCCGCCGCTGCGCAGCACACCGAGCACGTCCTGGCGGGCGCCGACGATGATCAGCTCGGTGCCGGGCGGCAGGCCCTGCCGGGTCACGGCGAGGGCGCGCACACCGCCCGCGGTCATCGACAGCAGGCCTTCCATCCGCAGGACGACACGGCTGACGGGCCGTGCGGCCGCCTGGCCCAGCAGGGCGCGCAGGGCGCCCACCCGGTTGTCGGTCAGCTCTCCGGACAGGTGGATGCTCGCGGTCTGTCCGCTGCAGCCGAGATAGGCCTCGAAGGTCATGGGCCGGGTCCTCCTTCATCGGGGCGCGGGGTGGAGGCGACGGGCCGGAGCCGGACCCGGACGGTCAGCCGGCGGTCGGTGGGGGGCAGCCGGACGGTCATGCCCTCGGGATCGAAGTCCGTCCAGGGCTCGCCGTCGATCAGGACCCGGTCCAGCACCACCCGCCCGGGGGGCAGCAGGTCGGGGGCGACCCGCAGGATCCGGTCCGCGAAGTCCGCGTCGGCCCGGGGCCGGAACCAGAGGTCCAGCGGTTCGCCCCGGATCAGCAGGCGGGTGTACGTCTCGGCCAGGAAGCACAGTTCGGCCTTGTGGTACATGGACATGGCGTGGCTGCCCTTGAGCTGCTCGTTGCCGACCGCGTACGGAATGCCCTGGGCCAGGACGGTGAAGTGGACGGCGCCCGCGTCGTGGTCGAGGAAGAAGGCGTTGTAGAACGCCGAAGCCTCCCGCGCGTGCCGCAGGTACTCACCCTCGCCGGTGTGTGCGGCCAGCAGCAGATAGGCGAGCACCGCCTGTTCCTGCTGCCACCACGTCTTGCGGTCGTGCTGCGCGAAGGCGTGCCGTCCGTCCACGGCCCGGCGCTCCATCAGGTCGTACCAGCCGCCGCGCTGCGCGTCCCGGCCGATGCCGGGCATCGTGGCGCCGAGCTGTTCGGCCAGCGCCCGGTACTCCCGCTTGGGGCGCAGGGACTGCATGCGCATCAGGTTCCAGGCGATCTTGAGGTTGTGGCCGACCACCGCGTGGTCCTGCTGCCATCCCCAGCTCCGGTCGGGCGACCAGTCCGCGTGGAAACGTTCGTTGACGAAGGGGCTGGGATCGGGGGAGCGGTCGGGCATGTGTTCCACGATCATGTCGAAGGTGTGTTCGAGCATGCGCAGATGGCGTTCCTCGCCGGTGGCCAGGTACAGGTTGATCAGGTACGCGGGTGCGTGGTCGCCGACGGAGTTCCAGTTCTTCCGGGACCGGTTGGGCCCCAGGCTGTCGTCGTGCGGGCCCAGGGTGACCGGGTCGATGTGCGAGTAGTAGCCGCCGAGCCGGGGATCGGCGAAGTACTCCTCGAAGAGCCGCACGGTGTCTTCGAGGTCCTGGCGGATCACCGGGTCTCCGGTGATCCGGTAGGTCTGGGCGAGTCCGACGAGTGCGTAGATCTGCTCGTACGCGGGCAGCGAGCGGTGCTCGTCGCCGAACTCGGAGGCGAAGAGCTTGCGCTCGCCCAAAGGCTGCTTGTCGATGCCGTGGTACCAGTGGACGACGTCGGCGGCCTCGTCGTGGAAGCGCAGGTTCTCGTGGAGGTAGCGGGAGCCGGCCTCGGCGACGTCCAGGTACTCCTCCTCGCCGGTGAGCAGGTAGGCGGTGGCCATCCCGTACACCAGGCGCGAGATCGTGTCGGTCTCCTGGACCCCGTACACCGCCTTCTCGCCGCTGCTGCGGATCTCGGTGCGGTAGGCGTCGAAGTCCGGTGCGCCGTCGCCGAACTGGGAGCGGCGGTAGAAACCGGCCAGGACCCGCAGCTGGTCGGTCCACCAGCCGGGCGTCTCCTGGGGGTGCGGGCACTGCGGATCGCCGACCACGGTGATCCGGTCGGCCTGGAAGTGCCGGCCCTGCTCACCGGTGTAGACCGGGCCGTAGCTGAACAGCAGCATGCCGGGCACCAGTTGCCGGTCCAGTTCCCCGGTCACGTCGCGGTACGGCGCGCCGAGGTTGCGCAACTGCTGTGCGCAGGTGGCCGGGGTCAGGTGCAGGGTCACCGGGCCGCCGTCCAGGGTGCGCAGCGCGATCCGGTCGCCGGTGTGCTCGACGACGTATCCGGCGACGGTGTCGGAGTAGGAGAAGCCGGGCCCGGCCGGTGGTGTCCAGGTCGCGGTCACGCGGCGGCCCCGTGGGGCCGTGCGGGCCGGTCGATGGCCTCGATCACCGTACGGGCCAGGAGATGGCAGTGCTCGACCGCCCGCGAGGTGATCAGGTCGCCGTCCTGGACCACGTCCTGGTCGCGGTAGACGGCGCCCATGTTGCGCACGTCGGCGACCAGGTTGTTGTGGCAGGTCACCGGGCGGCCGTCCAGCAGGTCCTTGGCCGCCGACATCAGCAGCAGCCCGTGGCAGGAGAAGACCTTCAGGAGGGTCGGTATGCCGAAGGCGCGTCGCATCAGGCGCACCGCGGGGGCGGGCAGCTCCACCTGGTCGCTGTAGCGCAGCCGGTCGGCGACCATGCCGGCCGGCACCACGAGCGCGGACAGCTGGGTCAGTTCGTGGTAGCCCAGTTCCTCCAGGTCACCGTCGACCCGGGTGCGGCCGCGCTTGCCGTGGCCGGAGAACAACAGCGACTCCTGGCCCCACAGCCGGGTCAGCAGCTCCACCCGGGCGCCCTCCTCGGCGAAGCGCCGTTCGAGGTAGGAGATCTCCTCCTCGACGAAGTCGTTCTCCATGAGGATGCCGATGCGCTTGCCGACGAGTCGGCCCGAGGGCAGTGGCTCGATGATTCCCATGTATGGATCCCCGCGTCGGTCGGTGGAGGTGGCGTGGACAGGAGCGTTGACGTGTGGCGTCCGGCCGGTGTCGCGGGCCGGCCGGGTGTCAGGCAGTCAGGAGGTCGATGAGGAGCGGGCCCCGGTGGCAGAGCAGTGCGCCCACCGCGGTGC is drawn from Streptomyces sp. NBC_00464 and contains these coding sequences:
- a CDS encoding ScbR family autoregulator-binding transcription factor; its protein translation is MARPTQERALRTRELILLAAAEEFETKGYAGAAITKILERAGVTAGALYFHFKSKQDLALAVMNAQPQSVMPHLASQGLQRLVDLTLVWSRQLREDVLLRAGVRLAVEQGGFGVESLSSYQNWHGIMADCLQTAQKNGELRSGVDPDRTATFVVGACTGVQLYSEIRTGRDDLTEQVVQMWRLLLPGIAVPGLVDSIDLDPERGNSRANPVQG
- a CDS encoding NAD(P)H-binding protein is translated as MRTLSRGDVAEGERLLASPAGRTSGVPGRPLRIAVTGASGTVGALVTRMLAGRYAVTALSRDPARAARGGVAGTIVGADFAERRDLSRALAGADAVLAVTFDPLRPTHDANILAAARREGVRHVVKLSALAVTDPDAQDMITRWQRESEELLKASGLAWTILRPRAFMSNTLDWAPSVRGQGVVRGLYGTSRNSCVDPRDVAEAAACALSMPGHDGRTYALTGPQALSVREQTEQLGRALGRALTYEELTEEQALQAWRRRHPEPVAQAILDTARRQRDGAKTLLADGVREVTGHAPAAFRTWAERHAGLFRGAGPGGPARHSACVEAGSVATPGSLRTGPVQAGRGEYFECHGHRGSEKVHY
- a CDS encoding SDR family NAD(P)-dependent oxidoreductase, producing MSEVRRLLDGRRIMITGSSSGIGAAAARLFAAEGAQVVLMARRKDRLEALVEEIAAAGGRAVAAPGDVTSDVDVERAVAVAVDTFGGLDGAFNNAGYAVAGSLIHETDRAVFDRIMDVNVRGVWNCLHSQIPVMLATGRGGAVVNTSSVAGIRATGAAAAYVAAKHAVLGLTKAAALEYGDRALRVNALVVGSTRTEMMEEVLEQAPELETSFVEKSAQKRMAEPAEVAQAAAWLCSVRASFVTGAAISVDGGWSAL
- a CDS encoding phosphomannomutase/phosphoglucomutase; the protein is MPDLSGIVKAYDVRGVVPDEWDESLAELFGSAFVEVTGAQAVVVGHDMRPSSPGLSHSFAQGVALRGADVVEIGLCSTDELYYASGVWALPGAMFTASHNPARYNGIKMCRAGAVPVGQDTGLARIRELVERWAVSGAPPLLKPVGAIERRDVLGAYAEHLRGLVDLSGIRRLKVVVDAGNGMGGHTVPTVFEGLPLELVPLYFELDGTFPNHEANPLDPKNIVDLQARVRECGADLGIAFDGDADRCFVIDEWGEPVSPSVITALVAVRELAKAPGATVLHNLITSWAVPEVIEESGGKPVRTRVGHSFIKDEMARTGAVFGGEHSAHYYFRDFWNADTGMLAALHVLAALGGQSRPLSELVAQYDRYAASGEINSTVDDQDARMAAVRAAYEDRPQTELDELDGLTVITPDWWFNLRASNTEPLLRLNVEARDAQACARVRDEVLALILA
- a CDS encoding IS701 family transposase, which encodes MAAYRIAQGPAPSGPPTVSAFAEDLFAHLPRADQRRWAESYLHGLLVTPGKKSMRRLAAAVSNSPTACQSLQQFVNASPWDWGPARHELTRWIESRQPARAWTIVPAVLPKRGDHSVGVHRRFVPGLGRTVNCQLGLGLFHSTAGEHLPSDWRLLLPDQWTDDPRLRDRARIPAPVRHRPLWADALDLVATTAARSSTAPVPVVADMSELPNLPRLVAGLSTQGREFVIAVQENMNVISGSHLSPQNTRYLTEPAATLSARRSLDPHRTRHPHTAVVADPDGRLRQSRVVSGLVRLPGVRPETGGPHRTYRLFTELRTDSRRPSPVWLTNMTHRRMDELLALTRLLTGTGAVMRVLESDFGLQDFEGRSFPGWHHHMTLVSAAYAYSRLARPAETPVLMDASA
- a CDS encoding MarR family winged helix-turn-helix transcriptional regulator, with the protein product MTTGAGHGAPGPLALCAPATAPRSPSAELAAQAARLTAVMDATTNAEVARRGLTRADFDVLAALRFSGPEQRLKPTDLSERCGLSSGGTSNVVRRMTESGYVVREADLYDGRSSWALLTEEGLRIAENIQDAADAVHAGMLDLLPPGVVDALSALLAQAASVLEQQSR
- a CDS encoding sugar phosphate nucleotidyltransferase, whose translation is MKAVVMAGGEGTRLRPMTASVPKPLLPVGGRPIMEHVLRLLKRHGIDDTVVTVQYLAGLVREQFGDGSALGMSVEYAEERTPLGTAGSVKNAEEQLGDEPFVVISGDALTDIDLGELIRCHRERKAMVTVCLTRVPNPLDFGVTVVGADGRIERFLEKPTWGEVFSDTVNTGIYVMEPEVLAHVEAGVPVDWSGDVFPRLMEQGAAVHGYVAEGYWQDVGTHDSYRQAQIDLLEGRLDATPEGAELAPGVWVADGADIHPDAEIEGPAHIGSGARISAGARVHEHSVVGAHSVVESGAHLHRTVLHPHTYVGPNASLRGCVIGRNTTLQRSVRIEEGAVLGDRCRVEEGAVVSQGVVVYPAKTIESGAVISSSLIWDTLGARSLFGAHGVSGVVNVDLTPELAVRLAGAYATTMPQDATVTVARDHSQGARVLSAAVVSALQAGGVHVRDLGHVPLPVARWETALTDGGITLTATADAPDSVDICFLDEHGIDLSQAAQRKLERVLGGREYRRAPAGEFGAMVSTEESGATAVESYAAHLLKNIDTRQLAEGGPKVVVDTAFGSGSLLLPAVLAGLGMNVVTINSGLDDARATDTEVERRSALRYLGNVVAANHAAFGVRLDPSGERMSLVDEHGTSVSNEQLLLVMVQLVTAERAGGRVVLPATASRVTEGLAIRNGAEVTWAATAPDRLTRAATQRDTVLGADGRGAFAMPESSPYFDGIAAFVRLAGLIARRGLPVSELVAGVPGAHVRRLELATPWETKGAVMRRVTEAAAGREVDTTDGVRVLEADGRWALVLPDASQALTRVWAEGPDAAAADELVQHWAEAVVRSAA
- a CDS encoding STAS domain-containing protein, yielding MTFEAYLGCSGQTASIHLSGELTDNRVGALRALLGQAAARPVSRVVLRMEGLLSMTAGGVRALAVTRQGLPPGTELIIVGARQDVLGVLRSGGLDAAVTTTDPQAFAEAPRPAIPTFDSFPERTLL
- a CDS encoding AGE family epimerase/isomerase, with translation MTATWTPPAGPGFSYSDTVAGYVVEHTGDRIALRTLDGGPVTLHLTPATCAQQLRNLGAPYRDVTGELDRQLVPGMLLFSYGPVYTGEQGRHFQADRITVVGDPQCPHPQETPGWWTDQLRVLAGFYRRSQFGDGAPDFDAYRTEIRSSGEKAVYGVQETDTISRLVYGMATAYLLTGEEEYLDVAEAGSRYLHENLRFHDEAADVVHWYHGIDKQPLGERKLFASEFGDEHRSLPAYEQIYALVGLAQTYRITGDPVIRQDLEDTVRLFEEYFADPRLGGYYSHIDPVTLGPHDDSLGPNRSRKNWNSVGDHAPAYLINLYLATGEERHLRMLEHTFDMIVEHMPDRSPDPSPFVNERFHADWSPDRSWGWQQDHAVVGHNLKIAWNLMRMQSLRPKREYRALAEQLGATMPGIGRDAQRGGWYDLMERRAVDGRHAFAQHDRKTWWQQEQAVLAYLLLAAHTGEGEYLRHAREASAFYNAFFLDHDAGAVHFTVLAQGIPYAVGNEQLKGSHAMSMYHKAELCFLAETYTRLLIRGEPLDLWFRPRADADFADRILRVAPDLLPPGRVVLDRVLIDGEPWTDFDPEGMTVRLPPTDRRLTVRVRLRPVASTPRPDEGGPGP